In bacterium, the following proteins share a genomic window:
- a CDS encoding ABC transporter permease — translation MKRLRAVIIKEFNHILRDPTSLTIVFILPVVMMIIYGYGINFDLKKVDAGIIDFNNGEYSRNLIKAFGNNKYFKLHDLKAGSAFPVQKGEELLRKGELKEVIIIPKDFSRSVVDGTGAKVSIIIDGSDSNVANLIYQYNERILAEFMSGINRYAGLANISTKIYFNPQLKSSFFFIPGLVAVLLLMISAMLTSISIARERESGSLNLIFISPLKSSEIIIGKTLPYTAVAFLVGLVILVFAKFWFGIPIRGSVLTLALFSVIYVITGLSMGVMISTIAPSQKTAMFATLLITMLPSILLSGFIFPLTSLGPVLRFISGFIPATYFLRIIRGVVLRGAGINVFVTESAVLLGFSLILLLSASFYFQKLRKRPK, via the coding sequence ACGGATATGGTATTAATTTTGACTTGAAAAAGGTTGATGCAGGTATTATTGATTTTAATAACGGCGAGTACAGCAGAAATCTTATTAAGGCGTTCGGAAACAATAAGTATTTTAAACTGCATGATCTGAAAGCAGGTTCTGCATTTCCCGTACAAAAGGGGGAAGAACTGCTTCGTAAAGGAGAGTTAAAAGAGGTTATAATTATTCCAAAGGATTTTTCAAGATCTGTAGTTGACGGTACAGGTGCAAAAGTATCTATCATAATTGACGGGAGCGATTCCAATGTTGCAAACCTGATTTATCAGTATAATGAGCGCATTCTTGCTGAGTTTATGTCAGGTATAAACAGGTATGCAGGGCTGGCAAATATCAGTACAAAAATTTATTTTAACCCGCAGCTGAAAAGCTCATTCTTTTTTATTCCAGGCCTTGTTGCAGTTCTGCTTCTTATGATTTCAGCAATGCTGACTTCTATCAGCATTGCAAGAGAGCGGGAGAGCGGATCATTGAATCTGATTTTTATTTCTCCTCTTAAATCATCGGAAATTATTATTGGTAAAACCCTTCCTTATACAGCAGTGGCATTTCTTGTGGGACTTGTTATTTTGGTGTTTGCAAAATTCTGGTTCGGCATTCCAATAAGAGGAAGCGTCTTAACGCTGGCACTGTTTTCCGTAATTTATGTTATTACAGGGCTTTCAATGGGGGTTATGATATCAACAATTGCACCTTCTCAGAAAACAGCAATGTTTGCAACTCTGCTTATTACAATGCTTCCTTCAATTTTGCTTTCAGGATTTATTTTTCCCTTAACATCTCTCGGCCCGGTACTGAGATTTATTTCCGGGTTTATCCCTGCCACTTATTTTTTGCGGATAATAAGAGGCGTTGTGTTAAGAGGAGCAGGTATAAATGTATTTGTAACTGAAAGTGCAGTATTGTTGGGATTCAGTCTAATTCTTTTACTGTCAGCAAGCTTTTATTTTCAGAAACTACGTAAGAGGCCCAAGTGA
- a CDS encoding ABC transporter permease — MRLLYLVKKEFIEIFRQREIIPFIFISPIIQIVLFGYVVTTDIKNVPVEIVNYSNSATAERIIRRINSSPLFNVKKISASEADPKLVLKKGKLSAVILFRDSDSGNLTSSIPEVQVLMDGVDSNTSSLAAGYVAGIIRRYFLEELKNMGIKMPVENRTLIRFNPELKSINYMGPGIVALLLTILSLFLTSLSIVREKVQQTMDTLLVSRLSPVEIYIGKAMPMMLIGIFNMIVGTAVVVLWFGIPVRGNMIYMLITAIIFLCALLSYALFISTVASTEQQALFFSWFSMVTFIMLAGLFTPVENIPAAVRFFSDIDPVRYLIKIIREIFIKGNGITYFYKDLIILAGIAAIVLSVSLFNFRRLVRK, encoded by the coding sequence GTGAGACTTTTATATCTTGTAAAAAAAGAGTTTATAGAGATATTCAGGCAAAGAGAAATTATCCCTTTTATTTTTATATCGCCTATAATACAAATAGTACTTTTCGGGTATGTTGTTACCACAGATATTAAAAATGTACCTGTGGAGATTGTAAATTATTCAAATAGTGCAACTGCGGAAAGAATTATCAGAAGAATTAATTCAAGCCCTTTGTTTAATGTTAAAAAAATTTCAGCTTCCGAGGCTGATCCGAAACTCGTACTGAAAAAGGGTAAATTGTCAGCAGTAATTTTATTCCGTGATTCTGATTCCGGTAATTTAACCTCTTCAATACCGGAAGTTCAGGTTTTGATGGATGGTGTTGATTCCAATACATCTTCCCTTGCTGCGGGATATGTGGCGGGTATAATCAGAAGGTATTTTCTGGAAGAGTTGAAGAATATGGGGATAAAAATGCCTGTTGAAAACAGGACTTTAATCAGGTTCAATCCAGAACTTAAAAGTATAAATTATATGGGACCTGGAATTGTTGCACTACTTCTGACAATTCTGTCCCTTTTTCTTACGTCATTGTCCATTGTCAGAGAGAAAGTCCAGCAGACAATGGATACTCTTCTGGTATCAAGGTTGTCACCTGTGGAGATTTATATTGGCAAGGCCATGCCTATGATGCTCATAGGAATTTTTAATATGATAGTAGGTACTGCAGTTGTTGTCCTGTGGTTTGGAATTCCTGTAAGGGGGAATATGATTTACATGCTGATTACAGCAATAATATTTCTCTGCGCTCTGTTGTCGTATGCACTTTTTATTTCAACTGTTGCTTCCACAGAGCAGCAGGCGCTGTTTTTCAGCTGGTTTTCAATGGTAACTTTTATTATGCTTGCCGGACTTTTTACACCTGTTGAAAATATTCCTGCTGCAGTAAGATTTTTTTCCGATATAGATCCTGTGAGGTATCTTATAAAGATTATCAGGGAAATATTTATCAAAGGCAATGGTATAACTTATTTTTATAAGGATTTGATTATACTGGCGGGTATAGCAGCCATTGTACTTTCAGTTTCTCTGTTTAATTTCCGAAGACTTGTGAGAAAGTAG
- a CDS encoding zinc-dependent alcohol dehydrogenase family protein produces the protein MKAMVLNEVVDLTKNKEPLTLVDLPVPEPKDFEILIKVSACGVCHTELDEIEGRTPPPFFPMVLGHQVVGVVESAGRGVTKFKKGSRVGVGWIFSACGKCKYCREGNNNLCPDFKATGRDANGGYAEYMTIGQDFAFSIPESFTDTEAAPLLCAGAIGYRSLKLTNLQNSMSLGLTGFGASGHLVLKMVKYKYPDTRIYVFARSPKEREFALELGAEWAGDTTDTSPVMLDAIIDTTPVWKPVVEAMRNLAPGGRLVINAIRKESIDKNYLLNIDYPLHLWMEKEIKSVANVATSDIQEFLNLAAEIPIKPDFEVFNLEDANRALIELKEGKIRGAKVLVV, from the coding sequence ATGAAAGCAATGGTTTTAAATGAGGTGGTTGATCTGACAAAGAACAAAGAGCCTTTAACTTTGGTTGATTTACCAGTACCTGAGCCAAAAGATTTTGAAATTCTGATAAAGGTTTCTGCGTGTGGTGTGTGCCATACGGAGCTTGACGAAATTGAGGGACGCACTCCTCCGCCGTTTTTCCCGATGGTACTCGGACATCAGGTAGTCGGAGTTGTAGAAAGTGCGGGCAGGGGAGTTACAAAATTCAAAAAAGGCAGCAGAGTTGGTGTTGGATGGATTTTTTCCGCATGCGGCAAATGCAAGTACTGCAGAGAAGGCAACAACAATCTGTGCCCGGATTTTAAAGCAACTGGAAGAGATGCAAACGGAGGCTATGCAGAATACATGACAATAGGCCAGGATTTTGCATTCTCTATCCCGGAGAGTTTTACAGATACTGAAGCTGCGCCTCTTCTGTGTGCAGGCGCTATAGGTTACAGATCTTTAAAACTTACAAATCTGCAAAACAGCATGTCTCTGGGACTTACCGGATTCGGAGCATCAGGCCATCTGGTTCTTAAAATGGTAAAGTACAAGTATCCAGATACCCGCATTTATGTTTTTGCACGCAGTCCCAAAGAGAGAGAATTTGCTCTGGAACTCGGAGCAGAGTGGGCAGGGGATACAACTGATACGTCTCCAGTAATGCTTGATGCAATAATTGATACAACTCCTGTATGGAAACCTGTTGTGGAAGCAATGCGGAATCTTGCACCGGGCGGCAGACTTGTGATTAATGCTATCAGAAAAGAGTCCATAGACAAGAATTATCTTTTAAACATTGATTATCCCCTGCATTTATGGATGGAAAAGGAGATAAAGAGCGTTGCAAATGTTGCAACATCGGATATACAGGAGTTTCTGAATCTTGCAGCGGAAATTCCTATAAAACCGGATTTTGAGGTTTTTAATCTTGAAGATGCAAACAGGGCTTTGATTGAATTAAAAGAGGGAAAAATCAGAGGCGCAAAGGTGCTGGTTGTGTGA
- a CDS encoding ATP-binding protein — translation MKQVNPFIVFGYESPEYFCDRQVETDTLISAVKNQRHVTLISLRRMGKTGLIKHVFFQLKNEPDFLLIYIDILPTMDLKDFIKELSKGILSANRSKTGIIEKMVKILSHLRPKISYDPATGKPAIELDISNYSEAEYTLDGLFTYLDNQNKQVVLAIDEFQQIVHYPEKNTEALLRSNMLKSRNVQLILSGSQQNLLFSMFQDSNRPFYQSTQIMTLNSIENETYRTFIINKFKEGKKEISDELVDKVLEWTRCHTYYVQYYCNRLYELSDKKVKMQDVQKVASLILEENVIVYNNYRNMLTIQQFNLLKAIAKEGVVNRPTAKDFIFKYRLGAASSVKTTLTALIKKEIVVAGNDGYFIPDLFFSRWLQTI, via the coding sequence ATGAAACAGGTCAATCCGTTTATTGTATTTGGATATGAATCACCTGAATATTTTTGTGACAGACAGGTTGAAACCGACACATTGATTTCCGCTGTTAAAAATCAACGGCACGTTACATTGATTTCTCTACGAAGAATGGGGAAAACAGGGCTGATTAAACATGTTTTTTTTCAGCTTAAAAATGAACCGGATTTTTTACTGATTTATATAGACATTTTGCCGACAATGGATTTAAAAGATTTTATCAAAGAACTCAGCAAGGGTATTTTATCGGCAAATAGATCGAAGACCGGAATAATAGAAAAAATGGTTAAAATTCTGTCGCATTTGCGGCCGAAAATATCATACGATCCTGCAACAGGAAAACCTGCAATTGAGTTGGATATTTCAAATTACAGCGAAGCAGAATATACATTGGACGGATTATTCACATATCTTGACAATCAGAACAAACAGGTAGTTTTGGCAATAGATGAATTTCAGCAGATTGTACACTATCCTGAAAAAAATACAGAAGCCCTGCTACGGTCAAATATGTTAAAAAGTCGTAATGTGCAGTTAATTCTTTCAGGCAGTCAGCAGAACCTTTTATTTTCCATGTTTCAGGACAGTAACAGGCCCTTTTATCAGTCCACGCAGATTATGACGCTTAATTCAATAGAAAATGAAACATACAGAACATTTATTATAAATAAATTTAAAGAAGGGAAAAAAGAAATATCTGATGAACTTGTAGATAAGGTTTTAGAATGGACCCGCTGTCACACCTATTATGTACAGTACTATTGTAACAGGCTGTATGAACTGTCAGATAAAAAAGTAAAAATGCAGGATGTTCAAAAAGTGGCTTCCCTGATTTTGGAAGAGAATGTTATTGTTTATAATAATTACAGGAATATGCTTACAATCCAGCAGTTTAATCTGCTTAAGGCAATTGCCAAAGAAGGGGTGGTGAATAGACCTACAGCCAAAGATTTTATTTTTAAGTATAGATTAGGTGCTGCAAGTTCTGTAAAGACAACTTTAACAGCGTTAATTAAAAAAGAAATAGTTGTAGCGGGGAATGATGGATATTTTATTCCGGATCTGTTTTTTTCAAGGTGGCTGCAGACTATTTAG
- a CDS encoding esterase family protein — protein sequence MKSKILKKEVRYTVYLPFDYKTSHRFYPVVYLLHGYTDNDMAWIQFGEADMYADKAIDSQTIPPMILIMPDAGLTWYINNYDNSVRYEDFFFDEFIPYVESRYRIRREKMYRGIAGLSMGGYGAIVYALKHPDMFAAFAAFSPAIYTEKKTQNMDEKWWNEAFNIIYGPNLKGQDRITKHFLANNPFYIVKHSDYNKMKSVRMYIDCGDDDFLYEGNSNFHILLRDLEIPHEYRVRDGGHRWSYWRNGLINGLKFIGESFHQN from the coding sequence ATTAAAAGCAAGATATTAAAAAAGGAGGTCAGGTACACAGTCTATCTGCCTTTTGATTACAAAACTTCACACCGTTTTTACCCTGTTGTTTACCTGCTCCATGGTTATACAGATAATGATATGGCCTGGATTCAGTTTGGAGAAGCAGATATGTATGCTGATAAAGCAATTGACAGTCAGACAATTCCGCCGATGATTTTAATTATGCCTGATGCAGGCCTTACCTGGTATATTAATAATTATGATAATTCAGTCAGATATGAAGATTTCTTTTTTGATGAATTTATTCCTTATGTGGAATCCAGATACAGAATTCGCAGAGAAAAAATGTACAGAGGCATTGCAGGCCTTTCCATGGGAGGTTACGGGGCAATAGTATATGCTTTGAAACATCCGGATATGTTTGCAGCTTTTGCTGCTTTCAGCCCTGCAATTTATACAGAGAAAAAAACACAAAACATGGATGAAAAATGGTGGAACGAGGCGTTCAATATAATATACGGCCCAAATTTAAAGGGTCAGGATAGAATCACAAAACATTTTTTGGCAAATAATCCGTTTTATATTGTCAAACACTCTGATTATAACAAGATGAAGAGTGTGCGCATGTACATAGACTGCGGGGATGATGACTTTTTATACGAAGGGAATTCAAATTTTCATATCCTTCTGCGGGATTTAGAAATTCCACACGAATACAGAGTAAGAGACGGAGGACACAGGTGGTCATACTGGCGGAATGGATTAATTAACGGTCTGAAATTTATTGGCGAGAGTTTTCATCAGAATTGA
- a CDS encoding PorV/PorQ family protein — MRRLFNCGLTVLFFSVFLLLENAAGQSTGGFDILRQEASARQSSMAGTGAALYDDIFSVFLNPAGIAGNRSARAGITFVDQILDITSGCALYSMPISDKSVVGAAVLFTSYGKLTRTDETGQATGSFSPGDFVFSVSFASSPFEIFKYGFSAKMIYSQIDSYSASAVAADAGCILSIPSQKLNLGLSLQNIGTSIDEFIDVKESLPSGVRAGISKTLAHLPLLLNFDIVRPFHQTGDKNLYWALGGEFTVTNNFFLRWGYSSAGREENSDNQSGRLSGVSFGFGVLFNKYRLDYGWRSKGPAGNLNALTLNIPITK, encoded by the coding sequence ATGCGAAGACTATTCAATTGCGGATTAACAGTGTTGTTTTTTTCTGTTTTTCTTTTATTAGAAAATGCAGCAGGGCAAAGTACAGGCGGTTTCGATATTTTAAGGCAGGAGGCAAGCGCGCGGCAAAGCTCCATGGCTGGTACCGGAGCTGCGCTTTATGATGATATTTTTTCTGTTTTTCTGAATCCTGCAGGAATAGCGGGAAACAGGTCCGCAAGAGCAGGAATTACTTTTGTTGATCAGATACTTGACATAACATCAGGATGTGCCCTTTATTCCATGCCTATATCTGATAAATCCGTAGTTGGTGCGGCAGTACTTTTTACCAGTTATGGAAAGCTGACGCGTACTGATGAAACAGGCCAGGCAACAGGATCATTTTCTCCGGGAGATTTTGTATTCTCTGTATCCTTTGCATCGTCTCCCTTTGAAATATTTAAGTACGGTTTTTCAGCAAAAATGATATATTCCCAGATAGATAGTTATTCAGCTTCGGCTGTTGCTGCTGATGCAGGATGTATTTTGAGTATTCCTTCCCAGAAATTGAATTTAGGCTTAAGCCTTCAGAATATAGGAACTTCAATTGATGAATTTATTGACGTTAAAGAGAGCCTTCCCTCAGGTGTCCGGGCAGGTATTTCAAAAACTCTGGCACATCTTCCTCTGCTGCTGAATTTTGATATTGTGCGGCCGTTCCATCAGACAGGTGATAAAAATTTGTACTGGGCGCTTGGCGGAGAGTTTACAGTAACAAATAATTTTTTCTTAAGGTGGGGATATTCTTCCGCTGGCAGAGAGGAGAATTCCGATAATCAGTCTGGCAGATTGTCAGGAGTCTCTTTTGGATTCGGAGTTCTGTTTAATAAATACAGGCTTGATTACGGATGGAGATCAAAAGGCCCTGCAGGCAATCTCAATGCATTAACCCTGAACATTCCAATTACAAAATAA